The nucleotide window CCACATCAGTCTCAAGAGTTGGGAAGAAGTTTGAAAATTGCTGGCCTACGTGGCGAACGCTGAGTGGCCTGAAAAGCGGTCGATCGCCATCCATCCCTCTGCCTGGACCATGTTCACCATCGTTCCCCCGGACGACCTACCACCCATGTCCGTCTCCTACTTTGGTCAGGTCATCTTCTGGTAGATCCAGCTGCTTTGGTAGCGTATTTGGCGGAATGAGAGGCGAAAGAGACGTGAAGAGGGTGCGGGCTACCCCAGCTTTTGAGCAGATCGCGATCGCGGCCATAGAGTGGAAGTAGGCTTAAGCGCTTGTGGTAAACGATTACTTGTCGCTCGTGTACCACTGCTCCTGGCTGGTTTGAGAGACGCGTCTCGGTGGATACATGAGGCTATACCTGAACGAAATGGCCAATGGGACAAGTCGACGTGTTGTCAGCAGGACAACGAGACATGGCCCATACATGACATACGACGACATTTACGTCTAAAAGCCGCATTCTGGATGTATTGGGCCGCAGTCAGTATTGTGTGCATAGCCGGAACAGATGTAAAGCACAGTGTGGACCAATCACATGGCAGAACAGCACATTCGCATTTGCTGGGCAGCCTACCCAGTTCCATCCCCAATTTCGCTATACTTCAGAAGCGGGCGACTATCCCAAGTCGCTTGTATTGGCGATACGTACCGTTTGACGCCCACCAATTGAGTCCTCTCCGTCGTTACTACAAGACTTGCGCATAGCGGCTTTACCCTTTCCGGCCGATCTTGCTTCCTATAGCGCTCCCGCAAATTATATGCATACCGGGACGAAACGCACCAGTTCTCCCGCGCCAATCAACACATACTGAATCACGCAATCGGTACAATTCGCCAACGGCCTTCTGCGATTTCGCAAAGCATGGTTGACGGATTGGGGCAGGATCAAAGCGGCTGGAACTTCTCGCATCTATGTATCATGCGTAGTAGTACAGTGAGGATACATACGGTATGATTGCTTGTCACGTCTATGCAGGCCTGGTAGAACATACGATTGTGGTACAGCTGTCGCCGAAGAGCCGGCCAATCAGAGTACAGAACAGGCATTATGCCTCAACAGCAAGCCGCCGACTTTGCCCAACAAAAAGCCAGAAACTCTCGACTCAACGGAGCGCTAACATGCAACTATCCCCTCTGCTAGAGCTCTAACCATCGCACATGCAGAAAGAGATAATAAGTTGCGGCATTGTCGTTGTAATTTTCTTTCAGACAAGCCTCAGCGTCCAATAGCGCGCGCCCCCACTCCGCGGGCGGCTCGTCTCGCAGAAAACGTCCAGGATGCACCTTACATTCATTGGACTGTCGCAACTACCCCACGCCTCTATTCTTTTAAAGGACATGATTAACTTGACTTTGGCGTGGTCTTGACGCATGTGTCGCCCATCTCCGAGGTCAAGATACGCCACGTCTCACTGCTGAGCCTAGACAGTACTTGTGAGAAAACACCCCTCTGTTTTCGAAGGAATGAACCACCGGATATACTTGCATAGCCAAGAGTCAGCTTGAACACTGGTGGGTATCTGTATCTTTGTGGAGTCTACTATACTCGCGCATTGATCGCCATTCCTTTCTTGAGTTGTATTTGGAATTGGTAAGCGCGTTGTACCAGACCCCCACGCTATCCAATTCAGCTAGCAGTTCCTACTCAATCCAGTCAACAAGAGAAGCTAGCAACCTTCCAGGGAAGTTTTCTCTATTTTCAGCATGAGCTCTACGTGTTTAATACTACGAATATAAGATACAGGCATGATATGATGAAATTCAATTTGTGCATTAAACAAACTAAATCTTATAGCTATGCCGGTTTCAAATGTTAGGGCAAGATCAACACTTCCGAGCGACGTCAAAAGAAAACAGCAAAAATCCTCGAGATTACCAGCTTACACACGGCTCTTGGTGTTACTCTCATTCTTCGTTGTAAAATTACACCACGTTACCACATGTCACTACCTGACGCACCGAACCACAAAGACGTCAACCAGGCTAGGGCTTCTCTTCGATCTAAATTGATTGCGTCAATGTAATTCTTTGAAGTCTTTTGGGTGCGGTGGTTTACACCAATCACCTCCACTCGCTCAGAGCACTCTCTTTCGGTTCCCATTACGTCTTACCATTGCATACGGATCAACAGGGAGGGGTAAGAGTGAAAAAGTTCGGTAGAGCTCTTGTCGAGATCATGTAATCGATGGTTCTTCAGTTTGATACGCCAAGTATGGGTACCGTAGTACTGTAAAGGAGATGAGATCAACAGGGACACAATCTCTTGAGCATCTCTATATTCCGCGGACCATTGATGCGCGCAAATTGTGCTGCTATCTTTCTCTCGTCTGTTTTCCTTGCGCCGAACTGCGAGTCCCACGTCTCCCATACACATTGTCCCCTATACCATTCCAAAATCTCCTCAAATACTTATATCACGTCTTTTGTAATGTCGCCCGAACTGTAGTTAGTATTTCTTTCCCTTTACGCCTTATCCAAGGGAATTCCGCATACGTAAAGCGAAATCTTCCATTTCAATGGCTCACGGAGATGACGAACATGCAAATAGCCACACTAGTCCGAAACCTAGATTCAATGAGATCTAAGACTATGAGAGAAGATTACCAAGTCTATCATCATTAACCATGCGCTCGACTAGACAGCAGAAAACCACCAACACCCCATCCATGAACATGAACCCCCTAAACCTCCTTCACCCTAACCCTCAACCCCCCCCTTAGGACTCGCAGTAATCCCCCCCTGAATCTTCAACTCATACCCCGCCTCCTCAAACGCCACTTCAAACCTCCCCCACCAAAGCCGCCACCAAGCACGCAAACTCCGCCTTTGCAAAATCCTTCCCAATACAACTCCTCGGCCCATGCAAAAACGTGCAAACCGCATAATTACTGTCTGCGCCGCCTGAATTCGCCATTCCAGGCTTCAACCAACGCTCCGGGTTGAAATCCTTGGCGTCGTCGCCCCAGAGGTGCACGCTGGTATTGATAGCCCAGGGACAAATGACGACGGTTGTGCCGGCGGGGACGAAGTGGTTTTGAATCGTGGTGTCGTGTGCGGCTTCGCGGAGTGTGAGGGGCACAGGGGGAAAGAGGCGCATAGTTTCGTTTAGGACGGCGTTGAGGTAAGGTAAGCGGTCTATTTCTGACGATGTGATTGTGCCGTTTGGTGAGAGGGCGGAGGAGAGTTCAGACCGCAGTTCGGCGCGTAAACGGGTTTGCACAGAGGGGTGCAAGCACAGGCAGTATACGGCCCATGTTAGGGCTGAGGCGGTGGTTTCGTGGCCTGCGGCCAGGAACGTCATTAGTTGGTTTACCAAATCTTCGTCGCTGAAGCCCCCGGATTCCAAAGCCACGCTCAGGATGTCGGTGCCCGTGGAGCCGGATTTTAGCTTTTCTCGCTTCTCCGCGATGAGTGAGGCGGCGACGCTTTTGATGGTGGCGATGGAGTTTCCGATTTCGTCGTTGCGTTTTAGCGGGAGCGAGGCGGCGAGCCAGTGCGGTAGGAAACCGAGGAGTAACTGAACGATTTGTGCGTTGCGGTTGCTGCCGAAGATTTTGCGGTAGGTTTCGTTGAGGGGGTTCTTGGGGTTTGTGATGGCATCGAAGTCTTTGCCCATGCCTGCGACGCCGATGATGTCGAGGGTAGCGCGGGATGCCCATTCACGGATTTCAACGACGGATTCAGAGTCTGGACTGGCGGTTATTGTTTCAGCGACTTTGTTGGTCATTTCTTGTGATTTGGACCAGAAGATGGGGTATAAGTCCTTGACGTGGCGGAAGTTGAAGGCCGGCATTAGGAGTTTCCTTTGGCGCTGTATATTGTCAGTCTACTATATGCTTTCAGGCTAGGGATTCTCTTCGATCGCGAATGTTTTGCGTCAATGTAATCTTTTAGATCCTGGTCTTTTCCCTCAAATGGAATTAAATGCAAACGAAGAAACATACCTTATGTTCCTCCCCCTCGGCCAACAAAATCCCCACCCCAAGCAACCTCCCCAACCCTTCCCTCAACCTCGCCGGCTTAACAAACTCATAACTCTTCGTCACCAACACCTCACCCATAGCCTTCGGGTTTGCAACCAACACCCTCGGACTATTGAACAACCACCGATAGTAGATAACACCATCATTCGGTACCTCATCAATCCACTCCCTATGCGGCTCCCCGGTTGCTAGATTGAAGATCTGGAGGAAGTTGCCTAGGATGGGGTTTGTGTTCTGTACAGGCGTTAGCATTGTCATGATTCCCTCTGGGAGAGAGAGAACAGGGGGTCAGGGGTGTTGTGCGGTAAGTTAGACGTACCTCCGGCTGCGGCAACTTCCTCAACGGACTCAAGAAATGCGGATAAATTAATATCTCATAGAACCACTTCACCAGTAATAGAATGGTGAAGATAGCTGCTGTGCTGCTGATGTAACCGCCCCCCTGTACCGCGCCGCGCGCTCGCAGGAAGGATAGTGCGGAGGCTGCAAGTAGCAACCCGCGTTTTGGGACGCCCATTTATGCGACGGACGGAGTGGGATTGTCCAAGATGGAAATCGGATGGTTCCGAGCTTATGGAGTTGGAATTGGGATAGGATGGAATCGTCGTGGATGTCGTGCAGCGGATGGTGATCTACAAGATGGAAGATCGTAATCGTAATCGAGGTCCGGTCGGGTCGATCCCCACACTTCCGTTTCCGCTTCCTAGTTCGTAAGTAGTTCGCCTAGCACAACATATGTACCTACGTACTGGGAGATAAGAACAATCCAACAACAGCTGCACGGAAGCTTTATATACAGCCCAACACATACGTCGTCTCAAGCGCTTGTTGCGTTTCAACGCCCCATGCCCCACTACGTATGCTAGCGGCTGGCCAATCAGAGTGAGCAGGGAGTGCGAGATGCCGAGTCGGCAGAAAGTCGTTCCGAGGCTGAGGTGTAAGGCAACAACCTTTTTGCGGGTGTTGTTGTCGCTTAGAAGATGTAGTACTAGAAGGTGGTGTGAGAGTGGTTGGCCTGATGGAGGGTTTTGGTCCGAGAGGGAGGAAATTTGGGGCATGGACGAGGTGCggatgggatgggatgggGTGGTGACGTAGgtaggagatggaggagcAGGTACGATTTTGACTATTTGTGATAAAGACAGATAGATAGGCAGATAGGTATGGAATACATTATTATGTAGATCGGACCGAAAGCTAGTAAAAGCGCTGCTAAGCACAAACAACGATACCGCCATAGTTACAATCAAGGTTGTCAGtaatcaatatctcatcaatattgttgtttgatttgtttgattcggagccaaccaac belongs to Pyrenophora tritici-repentis strain M4 chromosome 10, whole genome shotgun sequence and includes:
- a CDS encoding CypX, Cytochrome P450, with the protein product MGVPKRGLLLAASALSFLRARGAVQGGGYISSTAAIFTILLLVKWFYEILIYPHFLSPLRKLPQPENTNPILGNFLQIFNLATGEPHREWIDEVPNDGVIYYRWLFNSPRVLVANPKAMGEVLVTKSYEFVKPARLREGLGRLLGVGILLAEGEEHKRQRKLLMPAFNFRHVKDLYPIFWSKSQEMTNKVAETITASPDSESVVEIREWASRATLDIIGVAGMGKDFDAITNPKNPLNETYRKIFGSNRNAQIVQLLLGFLPHWLAASLPLKRNDEIGNSIATIKSVAASLIAEKREKLKSGSTGTDILSVALESGGFSDEDLVNQLMTFLAAGHETTASALTWAVYCLCLHPSVQTRLRAELRSELSSALSPNGTITSSEIDRLPYLNAVLNETMRLFPPVPLTLREAAHDTTIQNHFVPAGTTVVICPWAINTSVHLWGDDAKDFNPERWLKPGMANSGGADR